A genomic segment from Polyangium mundeleinium encodes:
- a CDS encoding 1,2-dihydroxy-3-keto-5-methylthiopentene dioxygenase, with product MRAVWMSPSERGCSPEELWAEGILVEAFDPGSMQPLLDRIRADRGFTKQDDVRLSVANPRDEATIAREIDEHLHLSAEVRLFLEGEGVYDVRAADERWVRIWVGPGDALVIPEKRYHRFLPSANVSLRYLQPYAERGGLSPLYRASSEDTRGG from the coding sequence ATGCGAGCGGTGTGGATGAGCCCGAGCGAGCGCGGTTGCAGCCCCGAGGAGCTGTGGGCCGAGGGGATCCTCGTCGAGGCGTTTGATCCCGGGTCGATGCAGCCGCTCCTCGATCGCATCCGGGCCGACCGTGGTTTTACCAAGCAGGACGACGTCCGGCTCAGCGTGGCGAACCCGCGCGACGAGGCGACGATTGCGCGCGAGATCGACGAGCATTTGCACCTCAGCGCCGAGGTGCGGCTTTTCCTCGAAGGCGAGGGCGTCTACGACGTGCGCGCGGCCGACGAGCGCTGGGTGCGAATATGGGTGGGACCGGGCGATGCGCTCGTGATCCCGGAGAAGCGTTATCACCGCTTCTTGCCGAGCGCGAACGTGTCGCTCCGCTACCTGCAGCCGTACGCGGAGCGCGGGGGCCTTTCGCCGCTCTATCGCGCGTCGAGCGAGGATACACGCGGCGGCTAA